The following are encoded together in the Bradyrhizobium genosp. L genome:
- a CDS encoding NADP-dependent isocitrate dehydrogenase, translating to MAKIKVSNPVVELDGDEMTRIIWQYIKDKLINPFLDVELLYFDLGMEYRDATNDQVTIDAAHAIKKVGVGVKCATITPDEARVKEFGLKEMWKSPNGTIRNILGGCIFREPIICKNVPRLVPGWTKPIIIGRHAYGDQYRATDIKFPGKGTLSLKFVGEDGTVIEKEVFKAPGAGVAMEMYNLDDSIVDFARSSFAYGLMRNYPVYLSTKNTILKVYDGRFKDIFQEVFDREYKKEFDAKGLTYEHRLIDDMVASALKWSGGYVWACKNYDGDVQSDTVAQGYGSLGLMTSVLLTPDGKTVEAEAAHGTVTRHYREHQKGKETSTNSIASIFAWTRGLAHRAKLDNNPELAKFATTLEKVCVATVEDGYMTKDLALLVGADQRWLSTTGFLDKVSDNLAKAMAA from the coding sequence ATGGCAAAAATCAAGGTGTCCAACCCCGTCGTCGAACTCGATGGCGACGAGATGACCCGGATCATCTGGCAGTACATCAAGGACAAGCTGATCAACCCGTTCCTGGATGTCGAACTGCTCTATTTCGACCTCGGGATGGAATACCGCGATGCGACCAATGACCAGGTGACCATCGACGCCGCCCACGCCATCAAGAAGGTCGGCGTCGGCGTCAAATGCGCCACCATCACCCCCGATGAGGCCCGGGTGAAGGAATTCGGCCTGAAGGAGATGTGGAAGTCGCCGAACGGCACCATCCGCAACATCCTCGGCGGCTGCATCTTCCGCGAGCCGATCATCTGCAAGAACGTGCCGCGGCTGGTTCCCGGCTGGACCAAGCCGATCATCATCGGCCGCCACGCCTATGGCGACCAGTATCGCGCCACCGACATCAAGTTCCCGGGCAAGGGCACGCTGTCGCTGAAGTTCGTCGGCGAGGACGGCACCGTGATCGAGAAGGAAGTGTTCAAGGCCCCCGGCGCCGGCGTCGCGATGGAGATGTACAATCTCGACGACTCCATCGTCGATTTCGCCCGCTCGTCGTTTGCCTACGGCCTGATGCGCAACTATCCGGTCTATCTCTCGACCAAGAACACGATTCTGAAGGTCTATGACGGCCGCTTCAAGGACATCTTCCAGGAGGTGTTCGACCGCGAATACAAGAAGGAGTTCGACGCCAAGGGCCTGACCTACGAGCACCGCCTGATCGACGACATGGTGGCCTCGGCGCTGAAATGGTCCGGCGGCTATGTCTGGGCCTGCAAGAACTACGACGGCGACGTGCAGTCCGACACCGTGGCGCAGGGCTACGGTTCGCTCGGCCTGATGACCTCGGTGCTGCTGACCCCGGACGGCAAGACCGTGGAGGCCGAAGCCGCCCATGGCACGGTGACCCGCCACTACCGAGAGCACCAGAAGGGCAAGGAGACCTCGACCAACTCGATCGCGTCGATCTTCGCCTGGACCCGCGGCCTCGCCCATCGCGCCAAGCTTGACAACAATCCGGAGCTGGCGAAGTTCGCCACCACCCTGGAGAAGGTCTGCGTCGCGACCGTCGAGGACGGCTACATGACCAAGGACCTCGCGCTTCTGGTCGGGGCCGACCAGCGCTGGCTCTCGACCACCGGATTCCTCGACAAGGTCTCCGACAATCTCGCCAAGGCGATGGCGGCCTAA
- a CDS encoding TrmJ/YjtD family RNA methyltransferase — MSGTDKTKAGHDLAGPVVILVEPQLGENIGMAARAMGNFALTRMRIVNPRDGWPNVAAQRAAAGADHIIGSVELFDTVEQAIADLTLVFATTARAHDQAKPVVGPEGAASEIVRHVASGGGAGILFGRERSGLTNEEVALANRIITYPVNPGFASLNLAQAVLLMGYEWFKLSTAGVLPFAMPERSEPASQHQMQAFFDNLVAELDKVEFLRPAEKRETMLVNLRNIFTRMDPTKQDMHTLHGVVMAIAEGRKGPAKGGVLDGAQATRLRALLAEQGQGGATADNSSTVRGLARLLRRNPTDAERILWQALTKDRRFAGQFKRQTPVGRHIPDFVSFVQRIALELVNANESDAIAADRAKRRAWLEAREYRVIDVQAVDVERDLDAELARLEAGMQPGR; from the coding sequence ATGTCCGGCACCGACAAGACCAAGGCAGGGCACGACCTTGCTGGTCCCGTCGTCATCCTGGTCGAGCCGCAGCTTGGCGAGAACATCGGCATGGCCGCGCGCGCGATGGGAAACTTCGCGCTGACCCGCATGCGCATCGTCAACCCGCGTGACGGCTGGCCGAACGTCGCAGCGCAGCGCGCCGCCGCCGGCGCCGATCATATCATCGGTTCGGTCGAGCTGTTCGACACCGTCGAGCAGGCGATCGCCGACCTCACCCTGGTGTTCGCCACCACCGCTCGCGCCCATGACCAGGCCAAGCCGGTGGTCGGGCCGGAGGGGGCGGCAAGCGAGATCGTCCGCCATGTCGCATCCGGCGGCGGAGCCGGCATCCTGTTCGGGCGGGAGCGCTCCGGCCTGACCAACGAGGAGGTCGCGCTCGCCAACCGCATCATCACCTACCCGGTCAATCCTGGCTTCGCCTCCCTCAACCTGGCGCAGGCGGTGCTGTTGATGGGCTATGAGTGGTTCAAGCTGTCGACCGCGGGCGTGCTGCCGTTCGCGATGCCTGAAAGATCCGAGCCGGCCTCCCAGCACCAGATGCAGGCGTTCTTCGACAATCTGGTCGCCGAGCTCGACAAGGTCGAGTTCCTGAGGCCGGCCGAGAAGCGCGAGACCATGCTGGTCAATCTGCGCAACATCTTCACCCGGATGGACCCGACCAAGCAGGACATGCACACCCTCCATGGGGTGGTGATGGCGATCGCCGAGGGGCGCAAGGGCCCGGCCAAGGGTGGCGTGCTCGACGGCGCCCAGGCGACGAGGCTGCGGGCGCTGCTCGCCGAGCAGGGCCAGGGCGGCGCCACCGCCGACAACTCCAGCACGGTGCGCGGGCTCGCCCGATTGCTCCGTCGCAATCCGACCGACGCCGAGCGGATCCTGTGGCAGGCGCTGACCAAGGACCGCCGCTTCGCCGGCCAGTTCAAGCGCCAGACCCCGGTCGGCCGCCACATCCCCGATTTCGTCTCCTTCGTGCAGCGGATCGCGCTCGAACTGGTCAACGCAAACGAGAGCGACGCCATCGCCGCCGACCGCGCCAAGCGCCGCGCCTGGCTCGAGGCGCGGGAGTACCGGGTGATCGACGTGCAGGCGGTCGATGTCGAGCGTGACCTCGACGCCGAGCTGGCGCGGCTGGAGGCGGGGATGCAGCCGGGGCGGTAA
- a CDS encoding DUF3455 domain-containing protein — translation MAPLRSVTLALLLLTGSAAHAAEPLPAAIAVSGETTVLTVHAEGAQVYECKAVTDGNLAWSFREPVATLIEGGRTVGRHYAGPNWEDVDGSAVTGRTTGEAPGATASDIPWLKLAVISRRGEGVLSTVSTVQRINTSGGKLAGACDKSGELKSAPYSADYVFLRN, via the coding sequence ATGGCCCCTCTCAGGAGCGTTACGCTCGCTTTGTTGTTGCTGACCGGGTCGGCAGCCCACGCCGCCGAACCGCTGCCCGCCGCTATCGCGGTGTCGGGCGAGACCACGGTGCTCACCGTCCATGCCGAGGGCGCGCAGGTCTATGAGTGCAAGGCCGTGACCGACGGCAACCTCGCCTGGTCGTTCCGCGAACCGGTCGCAACCCTGATCGAAGGCGGCCGCACGGTCGGGCGGCACTATGCCGGCCCGAACTGGGAGGACGTCGACGGCAGCGCGGTGACCGGGCGCACCACCGGCGAGGCGCCGGGCGCCACCGCATCGGACATCCCCTGGTTGAAGCTCGCGGTGATCTCTCGTCGTGGCGAAGGCGTACTGTCCACCGTCAGCACCGTGCAGCGGATCAACACCTCGGGCGGCAAGCTCGCGGGCGCCTGCGACAAATCAGGTGAGCTGAAGAGCGCGCCCTACTCGGCGGATTACGTCTTCCTGCGCAATTGA
- a CDS encoding alpha/beta hydrolase, which produces MRGRWTLAILGAVLIVAGGLLAHFTQTAGGIRIEDVRFKGAKGNTMSALLYIPPNATPQLPAPGILAVHGYINSRETQDGFAIEFARRGYVVLALDQTGHGYSDPPAFANGFGGPDGLAYLRSLEIVDKDNIGLEGHSMGGWTVLAAAAAQPNDYKSMVLEGSSTGKPFAAEGTPSWPHNVALVFAQYEEFSTLMWGVDLARDVTASQKLWALFGAKAAIEPGKVYGDPAAGTARVLYTPAMTHPAEHISSEAIGYSLDWFAKTLKGGTPRPVDDQIWFRKEIGTLVALVGFVALVIGTFDGLLEAAMFSRLRLPAVADGTMPPHAAAAGRKWTAAFILSAFIPALTYYPAFALGGTFVTPSAFLPQGITNQILVWAIINGLITLALMRFAPKRASRAGLVGQSLVIALASVAVGYAALWLVDFAFKIDFRFWIIALKLMSAKQFLIFLIYLIPFTAFFVVALHVLHRNFSTMEAPRGALYLTNILALTLGFIVLLVLQYGTLWLTGKLFNPIPDPGFVPLSTIVAIQFVPLLGIVAVIATFTWRRTGSSLPGALIAGLFVTWYIVAGTATQAAF; this is translated from the coding sequence ATGCGGGGCAGGTGGACACTGGCGATACTGGGCGCGGTGCTGATCGTGGCAGGCGGGCTGCTCGCCCATTTCACCCAGACCGCCGGCGGCATCCGGATCGAGGATGTCAGGTTCAAGGGCGCCAAGGGCAACACCATGAGCGCCCTGCTCTACATCCCGCCGAATGCGACGCCGCAGCTCCCGGCACCGGGCATCCTCGCGGTCCACGGCTACATCAATTCGCGCGAGACCCAGGACGGCTTTGCCATCGAGTTCGCCCGCCGCGGCTATGTCGTGCTGGCGCTCGACCAGACCGGCCACGGCTACAGCGACCCGCCCGCCTTCGCCAACGGGTTCGGCGGTCCCGATGGCCTCGCCTATCTCCGCAGCCTCGAGATCGTCGACAAGGACAATATCGGGCTCGAGGGCCATTCGATGGGCGGCTGGACCGTGCTGGCGGCGGCCGCAGCTCAGCCGAACGATTACAAGTCGATGGTGCTGGAGGGATCGTCGACCGGCAAGCCGTTCGCCGCCGAGGGCACGCCGAGTTGGCCGCACAATGTCGCGCTGGTGTTCGCCCAGTATGAAGAGTTCTCCACCCTGATGTGGGGCGTCGACCTCGCGCGCGACGTCACGGCGAGCCAAAAACTCTGGGCGCTGTTCGGCGCCAAGGCTGCGATCGAACCGGGCAAGGTCTATGGCGATCCGGCCGCCGGCACCGCGCGGGTGCTGTACACCCCGGCGATGACCCATCCGGCCGAGCACATCTCGTCCGAGGCGATCGGCTACAGCCTCGATTGGTTCGCGAAGACGTTGAAGGGTGGCACGCCCCGCCCGGTCGACGACCAGATCTGGTTCCGCAAGGAAATCGGCACCCTGGTCGCGCTGGTTGGCTTCGTGGCGCTGGTCATCGGCACCTTCGACGGACTGCTGGAGGCGGCGATGTTCTCGCGCCTGCGGCTGCCGGCGGTCGCTGACGGCACCATGCCGCCGCACGCGGCGGCGGCCGGCCGAAAGTGGACCGCGGCCTTCATCCTGTCGGCCTTCATCCCGGCGCTGACCTATTATCCGGCGTTCGCGCTCGGCGGCACGTTCGTGACGCCGTCCGCGTTCCTGCCGCAGGGCATCACCAACCAGATCCTGGTCTGGGCGATCATCAACGGCCTGATCACGCTGGCGCTGATGCGGTTCGCACCGAAGCGCGCCAGCCGGGCCGGCCTCGTCGGCCAGTCCCTCGTGATCGCGCTGGCCTCGGTCGCGGTCGGCTATGCCGCGCTGTGGCTCGTCGACTTCGCCTTCAAGATCGACTTCAGGTTCTGGATCATCGCGCTGAAGTTGATGAGCGCGAAGCAATTCCTCATCTTCCTGATCTATCTGATTCCGTTCACGGCGTTTTTCGTCGTGGCGCTGCACGTGCTGCACCGGAATTTCTCGACCATGGAGGCGCCGCGCGGCGCGCTTTATCTCACCAATATCCTGGCGCTGACGCTCGGTTTCATCGTGTTGCTGGTGCTGCAATACGGCACGCTGTGGCTGACCGGAAAACTGTTCAACCCGATCCCCGACCCCGGCTTCGTGCCGCTCTCGACCATCGTCGCGATCCAGTTCGTGCCGCTGCTTGGGATCGTCGCCGTGATCGCGACCTTCACTTGGCGGCGGACCGGATCGAGCCTGCCCGGCGCCCTGATCGCGGGCCTGTTCGTGACCTGGTACATCGTGGCCGGAACGGCCACACAGGCGGCATTTTAG